The following are from one region of the Neurospora crassa OR74A linkage group III, whole genome shotgun sequence genome:
- a CDS encoding scytalone dehydratase codes for MANAANPEKRITFEEYLGCTEACFEWADSYDTKDFDRLRKCIAPTLRIDYRSFLNKLWEAMPAEEFIKMVSDKKVIGNPLLRTQHFMSGISKWEKVSDTEIIGYHQLRVPHQVYTDSSCTKVAVTGHAHSHNTHYYKKINGVWKFAGLNPDIRWTEGDFDKVFADGREELGEVN; via the exons ATGGCCAACGCAGCAAACCCCGAGAAACGGATCACCTTTGAGG AGTACCTCGGCTGTACCGAGGCATGCTTCGAGTGGGCGGACAGCTATGACACCAAGGACTTTGACCGGCTGAGGAAGTGCATCGCTCCGACCCTGAGG ATCGACTACCGTTCGTTCCTTAACAAGCTCTGGGAGGCCATGCCGGCTGAGGAGTTCATCAAGATGGTGTCAGATAAGAAGGTGATTGGCAACCCCCTTTTGCGGACGCAGCACTTTATGAGCGGCATCAGCAAGTGGGAGAAGGTGTCGGACACCGAGATTATCGGCTACCACCAACTCCGCGTGCCTCATCAGGTCTATACCGACTCGAGCTGCACCAAGGTTGCTGTCACGGGCCACGCCCACAGTCACAACACCCATTACTACAAGAAGATCAATGGCGTCTGGAAGTTTGCCGGTCTCAATCCGGATATTCGTTGGACCGAGGGTGACTTTGACAAGGTCTTTGCTGACGGGCGTGAGGAACTGGGCGAAGTCAACTGA
- the mdm10 gene encoding MDM10, with amino-acid sequence MREFMNYITNAFYGATGWNEDNKYNELNATSRELIDFPLPRGLRLTLSSLATPHFATSYQLGSVGVVDGSISYLHSSIPLTHIAAQSDKIPLPALLRCYRRLHDLRSPGQQHYILDADPLSGLPPPPQSARALLGAASDAAVAGGALDGGNTDQDLGIYTHSLLYGRLYLPKSLLEGMIIKRFTQALQVQVRAVSEQSLRNGGTILGLVQYDKGKYGLEGLYSTDGGLLGFRGLYNFGGDASSSTCDPWTPTPGENNNNNNNNNNNNNGNAQAGEKERIYGRFSVGGELYYGTLNKSGGMSLGARFATLPAHRGTPLTATLTINPLMGNINATYALLAREYCSLATRVDFNVYSYESEWAVGMELWSNRRPAGFLLGASPSNDFEPEPHPPRKKERSFQAKMEWRLDDPEPEPEPQPTPKTRKNDEYKGVLKARLDNNLRMGLLWEGRAKSLIFSIGTGIDLHKLGEPFRSLGLEVQYSS; translated from the exons ATGCGCGAGTTCATGAACTACATCACCAATGCCTTCTACGGAGCAACGGGGTGGAACGAAGACAACAAGTACAACGAGCTGAATGCGACATCTAGAG AACTTATCgactttcctcttccccgtGGCTTGCGCCTGACCCTTTCCTCGCTCGCAACACCCCATTTTGCGACAAGCTACCAACTCGGCAGTGTTGGCGTCGTCGACGGCTCTATATCATACCTACATAGCTCCATTCCCCTGACCCATATTGCCGCCCAGTCCGACAAGATCCCGCTCCCCGCTCTCCTACGATGTTACCGCCGTCTACACGACCTTCGCTCGCCCGGCCAACAACACTACATACTCGATGCCGACCCGTTGTCCGGactgccgccaccaccacaaagCGCACGAGCACTACTAGGCGCAGCATCTGACGCCGCTGTGGCTGGTGGGGCGCTGGATGGAGGGAATACAGATCAGGATCTAGGCATATACACACACTCTCTTCTATACGGCCGTCTGTATCTGCCCAAATCACTGCTCGAGGGTATGATTATCAAGCGCTTTACCCAGGCGCTTCAGGTCCAAGTAAGAGCCGTCAGTGAGCAGTCCTTAAGGAATGGCGGGACCATCCTGGGCTTGGTGCAGTATGACAAGGGCAAGTATGGTCTTGAAGGTCTTTACTCGACCGACGGTGGTCTGCTGGGTTTTCGTGGTCTTTATAACTTTGGCGGCGACGCCTCTTCCTCGACCTGTGATCCCTGGACACCTACGCCAGGAGagaacaacaataacaacaacaacaataacaacaacaacaacggaaATGCCCAGGCCGGCGAGAAGGAGCGCATCTACGGCCGCTTCAGCGTCGGCGGAGAGCTCTACTACGGAACCCTCAACAAATCCGGCGGCATGTCGCTTGGCGCACGTTTTGCCACCCTACCAGCACACCGTGGGACACCCCTCACCGCAACCCTAACCATAAACCCACTTATGGGCAACATCAATGCCACGTATGCCCTTCTAGCTCGAGAATACTGTTCGCTCGCAACGCGGGTCGATTTCAACGTGTACAGTTATGAAAGCGAGTGGGCGGTAGGTATGGAGCTCTGGAGTAATCGTAGACCAGCCGGCTTCCTGCTCGGCGCGAGCCCTTCCAATGATTTTGAGCCGGAACCACACCCAcccaggaagaaggagaggagttTTCAGGCGAAAATGGAATGGCGGCTTGATGATCCTGAGCCTGAACCCGAACCCCAGCCTACTCCCAAAACTAGAAAGAACGACGAGTACAAGGGGGTCCTGAAAGCTCGCCTTGACAACAACCTTCGCATGGGGTTGCTGTGGGAAGGAAGAGCCAAGTCCCTTATTTTCAGTATAGGAACGGGCATCGATCTGCATAAATTGGGTGAGCCCTTTAGgagccttggccttgaggTTCAGTACTCCTCTTGA
- a CDS encoding 40S ribosomal protein S19 has protein sequence MPGGVTVRDVEPHKFVNAYAAFLKRQGKLPVPGWVDTVKTGPAKEMPPQDIDWFYVRAASVARHVYLRKTVGVGRLRRVHGTAKNRGSRPSHHVEASGSVDRKVLQALEKIGVLEHDEEKGGRRITQQGQRDLDRIAQTVIEADEEDDE, from the exons ATGCCTGGAGGTGTCACTGTTCGGGACGTCGAG CCCCACAAGTTCGTCAACGCCTATGCCGCTTTCTTGAAGCGCCAGGGCAAGCTGCCCGTTCCCG GTTGGGTTGACACCGTCAAGACCGGCCCGGCCAAGGAGATGCCCCCCCAGGACATCGACTGGTTTTACGTCCGCGCTGCCTCCGTTGCCCGCCACGTCTACCTCCGCAAGACCGTTGGTGTTGGCCGTCTTCGTCGCGTCCACGGCACTGCCAAGAACCGTGGCAGCCGTCCCTCCCACCACGTCGAGGCCTCTGGCTCCGTTGACCGCAAGGTCCTCCAGGCCCTCGAGAAGATTGGTGTCCTCGAGCACGATGAGGAGAAGGGTGGCCGCCGTATCACCCAGCAGGGCCAGCGTGATCTGGACC GTATCGCCCAGACCGTCATTGAggctgatgaggaggatgacgagtaA